In Mytilus trossulus isolate FHL-02 chromosome 10, PNRI_Mtr1.1.1.hap1, whole genome shotgun sequence, the DNA window TCTACTTGTATCTGTAGTTTTTGTATACATCTGATTAGTTAAgccttttttcaactgatttttatagttcgttcatattttgtaccgctaacatgtttaatacaaCAATCTGctatatgtatgtgcctgtccaagttagtagcctgtaattcagaggttgtcgtttgttaatgtgtaacatatttgtttttcgtttattttttgttcataaattatgccaatagttttctcgtttgaattgttttacattgttatttctgattgttgaaggccatacagtgatctatagctgttaattcttgtgatctcttgtggagagtggttttatttgcaatcataccacatcttttttatattgtttgtttaagcAGATGTATTACAAGTGGTAGGTTAAGAAATTaccattttctgtttataattatatctaacatttttcattaaatgtacACACTATATCTAAAGTCAAAGTATTCACATATATATCATTCATTCAACTATAGAAATTCACTAAGCATTAGGCGCTACCTGTAAAtgatatcaagttttaatatgatttaatGTCATCATTTAACAGGAACTAACATTTATAAACTGTCACGATGTCAGTGAAGAATCACTTAAAGGTCTTcataattttcaagtttttgattcaaattgttttcaagtttttcCATTTCTCTCAGCTCTCTGGTATGACTTATCAATCCTAtcttataagccaaaatctttGAACGTGTTTCTAAGTCATTATTTTTATCGTTGTAGTTCTGGATGCGAcatttgatatagtttatacAAGCTCTTCTTTGATATTTGTTAAGAttcgatttttcatttcctttatCTTCTAATTTCGGAATAAATTGTCTAAAACAGCATTCTGCAGACGATATTTGACCTAGGGCAAAATATAAATCTCCAAGTGATATCATTAAACTTGGATAAGCTGTactagttttcattttttggatTTCTGCTGAAAGATTTTCTGCCCATTTCAAACCATCAGAAGAGAATTCTTTGTTCTTTTTCAATAACAATCGATATATTCTTGTTATCTGTTTTAACCAAAGCATTCTATTATAATCATTTTCTTCTGTGCTCATCTTAAGTATGCCGAACTCCATGTAATGTTTTCTCTCATAAAATCTAGTTTCACAAATTgcaagattttgttttaaaacctCAGAGCTTGGTTCATTGAATGCAAGTGTTGGATCCATCGTTGACTGGATAACGCTTCTCTCTATGAGCATAgttgacaaaatattaaatgtttcaaGATCACTATACGTGTCTGTAGGATGTCGAATAGTGCTACCTACAAATTCATCGTTGATGCTTTGCTCTCCCATAACTTGTAGTAACTCACTGGGTTTCTCTACTTGAGGATTTGTCATTTCACTGACCTGACTGTAACACAGACATGTAGGTAATAGATAAGCAATGTATAAATACACACAAAAGTATCTTACTTCTTTATTTTGACTGCTTCCCGGCAGATAAAACATTCTTCTTCCACACGTATAAAGAACTGATGTGACAATTtcatacaggaaaaaaagtccTAAATAATCATCTGGTATCGCAAACCCTTCTTTACAAAGTTTTTTATATTCATCTTCCGTTAGTTTTGGTCCCATTTCAAAATTCTTCTTTCCTAGCTTTCTGCTCAAGAATTCGACATCATTAATGTTCCGGTTTTTATACAACAAAAAGTGTTTGGCAACTTTTTGTACTACCTTCATTTGATCTTCATTTTGAATGAAAGACAAAATCGCTTGACATATAGGAAACGATAATTTTTCTGCAATCTTTTTCATAGCTTCAATGTCAGTTATACTTTCGCATGCTAGATGTATTTCCTCATCACATTTGTCTTCATCTATGCTAAGCATCTGAAACAACAGGTATTTGGCTTTATTAAAATACTTGTTTGAAGACGTGCACGTCTCACTGAAATCCGATGTAAATCCCACGAGATCATTCATGTAGATCATCTTTAGAACTAGCTCTGTATTGGTAATACACCAGTTTGAGGTTGAACTTGCAATTTTGGCATCGATGTACTCATTCAAATGATCAATAACGGAACGAGCATGAGGTAAAAGTAAGGTATGATGTTCGAGGCTGGATCTGCTAACATTATCTTTATCCATTAACAAGAAAAACGACCCTAGTAATTTTTGCAAGAGATCCTCTTTTGACCAATGGATGTATGTTCCTCTGTATTCGCAATAAATTTCCAAAGCGAACACAACCACGTCATGGGTACTTAATAAGCGACGGTCATACATGCCATCATCTTCACCCTCAACTGTTCCAAATGAACAGTTTTCCACTACGTAGAGTAGATCATCAGTATCCATTCTGGAGTTCTGAACATTGATATTTGAGAAAATTGTAACTGGAATTTTTTCAACCTGCACATATTGTAGCATCaaacacatttcaaatatttcttctttgttttcctcttgaTATTTTTGATGTATTTCATGTAAAATGCTGACTAAAAgcgaaaatattttgaatttcactTTACTCTTGACAGCACGACTTTCTTCGACTTTCAAAATATCCGATGGAAGTTTCAGTCGTTCAATGATACCACCAATTGTCAATCGAGTATATTTCATGTAGGTTCGAACAATTTGTAATGCTTTTGGATTACAGCTCAACTTTCGTGAAAGAATACAAGATACTTCTTCTTCATCTGATGTCAGCGTTTTTCCCTCTCTTATAAAATCTAACGCCTCTTCTTTTGTGAAGCCTTTGATATCAATTATAAGTACTTCGTCATCTGGCTCAAAAGCAAGAACTGTTGTAACGATACATTTAATGTTgaatgtttgtatgcatttctgtaaaataatatCAAGAATGTCTCGTGTCATGTCTTTAACGTCATCAAACAGAAAAATGTGACTTCTATCGTGCCTATCATTTTTCACAGTTTCTACTATAACTGCAAATAACTCATCTATGACTTCATCTTGAAACTCCTCGTCTCGTTTTGGTGGTACTTCATGAATATTAAGATAAGGAAAAATATCACGTAGCGATTTTTCAAATGAGGACTTGTCTGTGCATTTAACATTCCATGTGTCCACTTCAGTTTCTGCTTTTGAAGCATTGTAACAATATCTAAGTGCTAGCTCCGATTTTCCCGACCCAATTATGCCTGAAAAAGAAGAAGACAATTGTTATTCAAATACATTATTTCCCTGTATAGCATATACAAAGTATACTTacacaattataaatatatattaaaccaTGTTGCATATTTTGGTATTATTTGTATTCCAATAAGCAAGTTTTGAAGTGAAGTGAAGTTATAATTTCCTTCATAgacaaatttcttttttagaaaaacaGTATAATTtgtaagaaattatgcaaactATCAGAATTAAAATCTCTAAATCTCTAAATCtctgaaatatcaaaaataccgaactccgaggaaaacaTTAAGAGTTCTTAATGAAATGACAAATCGTTTTTACATTTCCTTCGAGCTATCGTTTTTAAATTTCCTTTGAGTTCAGTGCTATTgcgatttttcttttttctaactGGTTGTATGGAGACCATCATAACCTTATGGAAATCGCGAGAGAAAGCATTTATTGATACAAgatcttttatatataacatgtgCATGTACAATACGTGTTATTCTTTagtatcttttgtttttaaatgatacCAGCTCACCTTTGAGAACAACACACTTCTTTCTTTTCATACACTCATATAATTCGTTACTGTTTTTAGTGAAGATAGGATTTTGCACAAGCTGCCtctcttttatatttgtaactgtaaatataaagacaatattatcAGATTTGTGAATGGCTTTCATTTTTACCTCATAGAACAATACATACGCTAGCTTACtttaaagataagaaaaaaaacaggaacTCCGAATCGTTATGCACATTTATCACATCCTTGTTTAAACCAACtttagatattctaaataaTGGCCCTTAGTGTTACAACAAAAATTAGAAggtttatttctgtatttataACTACCGATAAAGTTAGGGGATTTCATTAGCAAAcgt includes these proteins:
- the LOC134688574 gene encoding uncharacterized protein LOC134688574, whose translation is MDSIEGAHAQQDVKNAGSSDAIDNFQAISHDNKEKPEKNIKLGKSVKVLCDEGSNLSDVPLDDHACLPGAGGIGTSNGNDDELGPSSKFSRTEKAKSLKSGSYNVEILNVYQSISINIKNKIPKEVDAILQLICACLNSKKPITLKLENKHFKTAKTKDFEEWYDRLEKKMKSYFLDTPTDLIQLDKSSNCNSTNITLQIRPAKLLCSLDTHLYFPAVSSVDQVKNEKVFEILTHNKCFGELPFSHDNKFVLNQTVKDLRREDVDVQFKAITGKNIPRTLVDMASKYISAFANHKGGSIYFGIEDTHASVVGVDISNTDESTIANSLQERIRQMQWINSPLTMEKGKHWDIWFEEIDQMSEVSQEKQLRVIIVSVAEMPGGVSTTIPESFYTDDDGNVLQYMDILQWKHDFIKSFKECPATKADIQQITEKLDEIHKDKGEISFDVKQEKKTVTKVTNIKERQLVQNPIFTKNSNELYECMKRKKCVVLKGIIGSGKSELALRYCYNASKAETEVDTWNVKCTDKSSFEKSLRDIFPYLNIHEVPPKRDEEFQDEVIDELFAVIVETVKNDRHDRSHIFLFDDVKDMTRDILDIILQKCIQTFNIKCIVTTVLAFEPDDEVLIIDIKGFTKEEALDFIREGKTLTSDEEEVSCILSRKLSCNPKALQIVRTYMKYTRLTIGGIIERLKLPSDILKVEESRAVKSKVKFKIFSLLVSILHEIHQKYQEENKEEIFEMCLMLQYVQVEKIPVTIFSNINVQNSRMDTDDLLYVVENCSFGTVEGEDDGMYDRRLLSTHDVVVFALEIYCEYRGTYIHWSKEDLLQKLLGSFFLLMDKDNVSRSSLEHHTLLLPHARSVIDHLNEYIDAKIASSTSNWCITNTELVLKMIYMNDLVGFTSDFSETCTSSNKYFNKAKYLLFQMLSIDEDKCDEEIHLACESITDIEAMKKIAEKLSFPICQAILSFIQNEDQMKVVQKVAKHFLLYKNRNINDVEFLSRKLGKKNFEMGPKLTEDEYKKLCKEGFAIPDDYLGLFFLYEIVTSVLYTCGRRMFYLPGSSQNKEVRYFCVYLYIAYLLPTCLCYSQVSEMTNPQVEKPSELLQVMGEQSINDEFVGSTIRHPTDTYSDLETFNILSTMLIERSVIQSTMDPTLAFNEPSSEVLKQNLAICETRFYERKHYMEFGILKMSTEENDYNRMLWLKQITRIYRLLLKKNKEFSSDGLKWAENLSAEIQKMKTSTAYPSLMISLGDLYFALGQISSAECCFRQFIPKLEDKGNEKSNLNKYQRRACINYIKCRIQNYNDKNNDLETRSKILAYKIGLISHTRELREMEKLENNLNQKLENYEDL